A single Leptospira barantonii DNA region contains:
- the truD gene encoding tRNA pseudouridine(13) synthase TruD — translation MEIVSEHPFSGFLVYDLKQNPEDFQVEEILSPDFLRKTGKWMVFRLRKSGWNTLDALLRIAKESGVSQNEIGYAGKKDRHATTSQYISCQRPLKVPRELLQVLHLDPVGFSDKSLTPEVNEGNRFVLTLRNLFEKELQAFQNNFEKVRETGFMNYYDSQRFSRFHTEFRLPVFPFLKGDAETCLKLLLTDPYPGEKKQARDRKKNLQAAWGNWSECAKLSGSKLENRIFSSLKRERVPATKTYSDLIQQFPEEELLMLLSSMQSLVWNEFVSELLISSEESSGVWIKTTTGPLFFPGRSLIKSLSLSRNLSVPGSPGIQKLEYSKNEIDVLKSVLSRNGLKESDLDRSPFPKIKMNAFDRTIHVLPENLEIGDFEEDDRNPGRKKVKISFRLPSGCYATMLVKRLTLRADI, via the coding sequence TTGGAAATCGTGTCAGAGCATCCTTTCAGCGGATTTTTGGTCTACGATCTCAAACAAAATCCGGAGGATTTCCAAGTTGAGGAGATTCTTTCCCCGGATTTCCTTCGAAAAACCGGGAAATGGATGGTCTTCCGACTTCGAAAATCCGGTTGGAATACACTCGACGCGCTTTTGAGAATCGCAAAAGAATCCGGGGTTTCCCAAAACGAGATCGGATACGCGGGGAAGAAGGACCGGCATGCGACAACTTCGCAATACATAAGTTGCCAGAGACCTTTGAAGGTCCCGCGGGAACTCTTGCAAGTTTTGCACTTGGACCCGGTCGGTTTTTCCGACAAATCTCTCACCCCAGAGGTGAACGAAGGAAACCGTTTCGTTCTCACGCTCCGGAATCTTTTCGAAAAGGAACTCCAGGCTTTCCAAAACAATTTCGAAAAAGTTCGAGAAACCGGTTTTATGAACTACTACGATTCCCAGAGGTTTAGTCGATTTCATACGGAGTTCCGACTTCCCGTTTTTCCGTTTCTAAAAGGCGATGCGGAAACCTGCCTCAAACTGCTATTGACGGATCCGTATCCCGGAGAAAAAAAACAAGCCCGGGATCGAAAGAAAAATCTACAAGCGGCCTGGGGGAATTGGTCCGAATGCGCAAAACTTTCGGGGAGTAAACTGGAGAATCGAATCTTCTCCTCATTAAAAAGGGAAAGAGTTCCCGCAACAAAAACTTACTCCGATTTGATCCAACAATTTCCCGAAGAAGAATTGTTGATGCTCTTGTCTTCGATGCAATCCCTCGTCTGGAATGAATTCGTTTCCGAACTTTTGATTTCGTCGGAAGAAAGCTCCGGAGTCTGGATCAAAACCACAACCGGCCCTTTGTTTTTTCCGGGACGGTCTTTGATAAAATCTTTGTCTTTATCTCGCAACCTTTCCGTTCCCGGAAGTCCGGGGATTCAAAAGTTAGAATATTCTAAAAATGAAATAGACGTTTTGAAATCCGTTTTAAGCAGAAATGGACTAAAAGAATCGGATTTGGACCGATCCCCGTTTCCAAAAATCAAAATGAATGCTTTCGATCGAACGATCCATGTTCTTCCCGAAAATTTAGAGATCGGCGATTTCGAAGAAGACGATCGAAATCCAGGAAGAAAAAAAGTAAAAATCTCCTTTCGTCTTCCTTCCGGTTGTTATGCGACCATGCTTGTTAAGCGGTTAACGCTCCGCGCAGACATATAA
- a CDS encoding aldo/keto reductase: protein MTEKALNQSVVLNNGISMPIFGLGVWKTKSGKECTEAVLNALEAGYRHIDTAKIYSNEEDVGKAIRESGIPRKEIFITTKLWNADQGSDKTRKALESSLTKLGIDQVDLYLIHFPVTSKRMDSWKELEKAYHDKLCRSIGVSNYTISHLAELLKDSQITPAVNQVEYHPFLNQVDLFDYCKKHKIQLEAYSPLAHGQKIEDPKIAQIAKKYGKTPAQILIRWAIEQDIVVIPKSVKKERIIENSKVFDFKISEADMKTLNSLDENFRTCWDPSEVA from the coding sequence ATGACAGAAAAAGCTCTCAATCAATCCGTAGTTCTCAACAACGGAATTTCGATGCCGATCTTCGGACTCGGAGTTTGGAAAACCAAATCCGGAAAAGAATGTACCGAAGCGGTTTTAAACGCTCTCGAAGCCGGTTATCGACATATCGATACCGCGAAAATTTATTCCAACGAAGAAGACGTAGGCAAGGCGATTCGAGAAAGCGGAATTCCAAGAAAGGAAATTTTCATCACCACCAAACTCTGGAACGCGGATCAAGGATCGGATAAAACGAGAAAGGCGCTCGAGTCGAGTCTTACAAAATTGGGAATCGATCAAGTGGATCTATATCTCATCCATTTCCCCGTCACTTCCAAAAGAATGGATTCATGGAAAGAATTGGAAAAGGCCTATCATGATAAACTTTGCAGATCGATCGGAGTCAGCAATTATACGATCTCTCATCTTGCGGAGTTGTTGAAGGATTCGCAGATTACTCCCGCGGTCAATCAAGTGGAATATCATCCTTTTCTAAATCAGGTCGACTTATTCGATTATTGCAAAAAACATAAAATTCAACTGGAAGCTTATAGCCCCCTTGCGCACGGCCAAAAGATTGAAGACCCCAAGATCGCTCAAATCGCGAAAAAATACGGCAAAACACCGGCACAGATTCTGATTCGATGGGCGATCGAACAGGATATAGTTGTAATTCCGAAGTCCGTCAAAAAGGAAAGAATTATCGAAAACTCAAAGGTTTTCGATTTTAAAATTTCGGAAGCGGATATGAAAACTTTGAATTCTTTGGATGAGAATTTTAGAACCTGTTGGGATCCTTCCGAGGTCGCTTAA
- a CDS encoding LIC_13029 family protein translates to MAETQSQNPLKSTNLDESDLKILKSKKTSRELSVLLYRVLYRTDEVRQGAVKVLKETFLRTHTNHPELFPILDRAKFTKDMINLYKTSTTLSQDKLEMFFSAIHASFQNEIRYLVGKSTQFSFDIIFLVIETILNEMNLPETERTVNMKDRETILKNFKAYNDLSKIFNKIGNTKVVIDKKDEIITEISILHKDITIISIESMFRHILAQLLLSKKYNCGSLIEKWAQEYGMEDNAPSMKRVIVETTPLTEFRLQFTNAVKILKDENELDLMFLRTLANYYASWVTQVSEQIPS, encoded by the coding sequence ATGGCAGAAACACAAAGCCAGAACCCGCTCAAATCTACGAATCTCGACGAGTCAGATCTAAAGATTCTAAAATCCAAAAAAACTTCACGCGAACTTTCCGTTCTTCTGTATCGCGTTCTTTATAGAACGGACGAAGTCAGACAAGGCGCGGTTAAGGTTTTAAAGGAAACGTTTTTAAGAACTCATACCAATCATCCCGAATTGTTTCCGATCCTCGATCGTGCGAAATTCACCAAGGACATGATCAATCTTTATAAGACTTCCACGACCTTATCCCAGGATAAATTGGAAATGTTCTTCAGTGCGATCCATGCTTCGTTTCAAAACGAGATCCGTTATTTGGTCGGCAAGTCCACGCAGTTTTCTTTCGACATCATCTTTCTCGTAATCGAAACGATTTTGAACGAGATGAATCTGCCCGAAACCGAAAGAACCGTGAACATGAAGGATCGTGAAACGATTCTGAAGAATTTTAAGGCCTACAACGACTTATCCAAGATTTTCAACAAGATCGGGAATACAAAAGTGGTGATCGATAAAAAAGACGAGATCATCACGGAGATTTCGATTCTTCATAAGGACATCACGATCATTTCCATCGAAAGTATGTTTCGTCATATTTTGGCCCAGCTTTTACTTTCCAAAAAATACAACTGCGGAAGTTTGATCGAAAAATGGGCTCAGGAATACGGAATGGAGGACAATGCTCCTTCCATGAAACGTGTGATCGTGGAAACGACCCCGTTGACGGAATTCAGACTTCAGTTTACGAATGCGGTAAAGATCCTCAAAGACGAAAACGAACTGGATCTTATGTTTTTAAGAACGCTTGCGAACTACTACGCTTCCTGGGTAACCCAGGTTTCGGAACAAATTCCTTCCTAA
- a CDS encoding DUF2804 domain-containing protein, producing the protein MKIIGSENKVNYGVFDGPVEFNYKEFQLLDFFGKEIRGLKKRFAFKRFNYIGIITEEFLIGFAAVSLGYVYNVFAYLYHYKDGILYEFDTKGLDIGSGLRFPANPDEYKIEFKKGSSFLNVDKSHSKGKLQVDAFLGKKLRFRFNADFALKSHSPLRVVNPSEPTHWTFTEKCSPLIPTSIELSYQDRPLVFDPKKTTIVYDWSGGYLRSETNWYWAAFSAILPDKTSIGANFAALVNETFFSENAYWINHQRRRVPRLIFDFSQKDPYKPWRIYDEEGLVELEFKPEGERKDKMNLIVSKLYFRQFVGKFSGRFRNTDGKDVTFKDVYGFTEFHRSLW; encoded by the coding sequence ATGAAAATTATCGGTTCCGAAAATAAAGTCAACTATGGGGTTTTCGACGGTCCGGTTGAATTTAACTATAAAGAATTTCAACTGCTCGATTTCTTCGGAAAAGAAATTCGCGGCTTAAAGAAGCGTTTTGCGTTTAAAAGATTCAATTACATCGGCATTATCACGGAAGAATTCTTAATCGGATTCGCCGCAGTCAGCCTCGGGTATGTGTATAACGTATTCGCGTATCTTTATCATTATAAGGACGGCATTTTATACGAGTTCGACACGAAAGGGCTCGATATAGGAAGTGGATTGCGATTTCCGGCCAATCCGGACGAATATAAGATAGAGTTTAAAAAGGGTTCTTCCTTTTTGAACGTGGATAAATCGCACTCGAAGGGAAAACTTCAAGTGGACGCGTTTTTGGGAAAAAAACTGCGATTTCGGTTTAACGCGGACTTCGCATTAAAAAGTCATTCTCCCCTAAGGGTTGTAAACCCTTCCGAGCCGACTCATTGGACGTTCACCGAAAAATGTTCTCCTTTGATCCCGACTTCGATAGAACTTTCCTATCAGGACAGACCGCTCGTTTTCGATCCGAAAAAAACCACGATCGTTTACGATTGGTCCGGCGGTTATCTCAGAAGTGAAACGAATTGGTACTGGGCGGCTTTCAGCGCCATTCTTCCCGATAAAACTTCGATCGGCGCGAACTTTGCGGCGCTCGTAAACGAGACTTTCTTTTCCGAAAACGCGTATTGGATCAATCATCAAAGAAGAAGGGTTCCTCGGTTGATTTTCGATTTTTCACAAAAGGATCCGTATAAACCCTGGAGAATCTACGACGAAGAAGGATTGGTAGAACTCGAGTTCAAACCCGAGGGAGAAAGAAAGGACAAGATGAATCTGATCGTGTCCAAATTATACTTCAGACAATTCGTGGGAAAATTCTCCGGAAGATTCCGCAATACGGACGGAAAGGACGTTACCTTTAAGGACGTCTACGGTTTTACCGAATTTCATCGATCGCTTTGGTGA
- a CDS encoding acyltransferase family protein, producing MTVAGMILVNNPGSWSSIYSPLKHAKWNGCTPTDLVFPFFLFAVGASIPISLYSKNGMDRSRVFFGILIRSIILIAIGLFLSFFGEWSFAELRIPGVLQRIGFVYFAVASLYLLFPGKKVLFFLIPILFVHTWFLIQVPPPGESIVSLEEGKDIGAWIDRTIFGEKHLWKFSKTWDPEGFFSGISAIASALFGVLCGLILFSKEWTSRNKIVSLFGSGVLLTLVGLFWNTFLPMNKSLWTGSYAVYTAGLAFLCTGIFEFLHVSIGIRKEESNRSFLEMLFQPFLVFGKNAILVFVGSGIVARTLNLWTTIGANGKSISVKVWFYGKLVSVAADPYLASLVYAILHLIVWWGILSFLDKKKIYFKV from the coding sequence ATGACCGTCGCGGGGATGATCCTCGTAAACAATCCGGGATCCTGGTCCTCGATTTATTCTCCCTTAAAACACGCGAAATGGAACGGATGTACTCCGACGGACCTGGTGTTTCCCTTTTTTCTTTTTGCGGTGGGTGCATCCATTCCGATTTCATTGTATTCTAAAAATGGAATGGACCGAAGCAGGGTGTTTTTCGGGATTCTGATCCGAAGTATTATACTGATCGCGATCGGATTGTTTCTGAGTTTTTTCGGAGAATGGTCTTTCGCCGAACTCAGAATTCCCGGTGTTTTGCAAAGAATCGGCTTTGTCTACTTTGCCGTGGCGTCCTTATATCTTTTGTTTCCGGGAAAGAAGGTTTTGTTCTTTTTGATTCCGATCCTTTTCGTTCACACTTGGTTTTTGATCCAGGTTCCTCCTCCGGGAGAATCGATCGTTTCTTTGGAAGAGGGAAAGGATATCGGAGCTTGGATCGATCGAACGATCTTCGGTGAAAAACATCTCTGGAAATTTTCCAAAACCTGGGACCCCGAAGGATTCTTTAGCGGAATTTCCGCGATCGCCAGCGCGTTATTCGGAGTTCTTTGCGGGCTGATTCTTTTTTCTAAGGAATGGACGAGCCGGAATAAGATCGTTTCGCTTTTCGGATCCGGAGTTTTGTTAACGTTAGTCGGCTTGTTTTGGAATACGTTTCTCCCGATGAATAAAAGTCTTTGGACCGGAAGTTATGCCGTTTATACGGCGGGGCTCGCCTTTTTGTGCACTGGAATATTCGAATTTTTGCATGTATCGATCGGAATTAGAAAGGAAGAATCAAATCGGTCCTTTTTAGAAATGCTATTTCAGCCATTTCTTGTATTCGGAAAAAACGCGATTTTGGTTTTTGTAGGCTCGGGAATCGTTGCAAGAACTTTGAATCTATGGACCACGATCGGAGCAAACGGAAAGTCGATCAGCGTAAAGGTTTGGTTTTACGGAAAGCTCGTGTCGGTCGCCGCAGATCCGTATTTGGCGTCTTTGGTTTACGCCATTCTCCATTTGATCGTTTGGTGGGGAATTTTGAGTTTTCTAGATAAAAAGAAAATTTACTTTAAAGTGTAG
- a CDS encoding acetyl-CoA C-acetyltransferase, with amino-acid sequence MSNAYVIDAVRTPRGKGKKRGTLATIHPQELSAATLNAIQERNGIKPEIVEEVVMGCVSQVDDQAACIARYAVMAALWPNSVPGYTVNRFCGSGLQAVNNAANHVQSGSMQIALGGGVESMSRVKMGADMNGRDFNVGNPNIQKHYNLVPQGISADLIATKFGISREEADRFAESSQIKADKAIKAGYFKKSIIPVKAEDGTIVDTDENPRIESTFEWLSDLGPVFKTIGEKELDAIALKSYPEIGKINHIHTLGNSSGIVDGAASVLLASDEGIKKYGLKPRAKIVAMASTGEDPTIMLTGPVSASKKALAMAGLKADDIDIWEINEAFASVVLYTQKSLGIPSEKINVNGGSISLGHPLGATGAILLGTALDELERTQKRYALITLCIGGGMGIATIIERI; translated from the coding sequence ATGTCAAACGCCTATGTAATCGACGCAGTTAGAACTCCGAGAGGAAAAGGAAAGAAGCGCGGAACCCTCGCCACCATTCACCCGCAGGAACTCTCCGCCGCAACCCTCAACGCAATCCAAGAAAGAAACGGAATCAAACCTGAAATCGTAGAAGAAGTCGTAATGGGATGTGTATCCCAAGTGGACGATCAAGCGGCATGTATCGCACGTTATGCGGTAATGGCGGCACTTTGGCCGAATTCGGTACCTGGATACACCGTAAACCGTTTCTGCGGATCGGGACTTCAAGCCGTAAACAACGCCGCGAACCACGTTCAATCCGGTTCTATGCAAATCGCACTCGGAGGCGGAGTGGAATCCATGTCCCGCGTAAAGATGGGAGCGGACATGAACGGAAGGGATTTTAATGTAGGAAATCCCAATATTCAAAAACACTATAACTTAGTTCCTCAAGGAATCTCCGCGGATTTGATCGCGACAAAGTTCGGAATCTCCAGAGAAGAAGCGGATCGTTTCGCGGAATCATCACAAATCAAAGCGGACAAAGCGATCAAAGCGGGTTACTTCAAAAAATCCATCATCCCCGTAAAAGCGGAAGACGGAACGATCGTCGATACCGATGAAAATCCTCGTATCGAATCCACATTCGAATGGCTTTCCGATCTCGGACCCGTTTTTAAAACGATCGGAGAAAAAGAATTGGATGCGATCGCGCTTAAGTCTTATCCCGAAATCGGTAAGATCAATCACATACACACGTTAGGCAACTCATCCGGTATCGTGGATGGAGCGGCTTCCGTTCTTCTTGCCTCCGATGAAGGAATCAAAAAATACGGATTAAAACCACGCGCAAAAATCGTTGCGATGGCTTCCACGGGAGAAGACCCAACCATCATGTTGACCGGACCGGTATCCGCTTCTAAAAAAGCGTTGGCGATGGCGGGATTGAAAGCGGACGATATCGATATCTGGGAAATCAACGAAGCGTTCGCTTCCGTAGTTCTTTATACTCAGAAATCACTCGGAATTCCGAGCGAAAAAATCAACGTAAACGGAGGATCCATCTCTCTTGGACATCCTCTCGGAGCAACGGGTGCGATTCTTCTCGGAACCGCGTTAGACGAACTCGAAAGAACTCAGAAACGTTATGCGTTGATTACTCTTTGTATCGGTGGCGGAATGGGAATCGCTACGATCATAGAAAGAATATAA
- a CDS encoding DUF1564 family protein, whose amino-acid sequence MKSPIHVDNRSIVSSLNISKITCTFLVPLKIVRQLPNSERKKIGKNLGVLLKIHAHRLNRRKKFNSRALTIKYQKQGNSLIKFNTRIHPEEWAQLGIIAASHGISKCLLYCILIQLQLSKLSKRFMKPRNILSSKIRYYSFVWSLDLKTKKIRRTLYE is encoded by the coding sequence ATGAAAAGTCCTATACATGTAGATAATCGTTCCATTGTTTCTTCTTTAAACATTTCAAAAATTACGTGTACATTCTTAGTTCCACTTAAAATTGTAAGACAGTTACCAAATTCAGAGCGCAAGAAAATCGGAAAAAATCTTGGAGTCTTACTCAAAATTCATGCTCATCGTTTAAATCGAAGAAAGAAATTTAATAGTCGAGCCCTTACGATTAAATATCAAAAGCAAGGGAATTCACTGATCAAATTTAACACACGCATTCATCCCGAGGAATGGGCTCAACTTGGTATCATAGCGGCTTCACATGGCATTTCAAAATGTTTACTTTACTGCATACTAATTCAACTACAACTTTCAAAGCTTTCTAAACGATTCATGAAACCTCGGAACATTTTAAGTTCTAAGATCAGATATTATTCTTTTGTATGGAGTTTAGATCTAAAAACCAAAAAAATTCGGAGGACATTGTATGAATAA
- a CDS encoding YheT family hydrolase, with translation MFKNLTTPKFKPAGILKFPFIQTALASLAWNLPDEMPFLNNSERMILDAGRGVKLEGALSKQKNQKSKGFIVLLHGWEGSINSTYILRTSHHFYEKGYDIFRLNYRDHGDTHHLNPEPFNGSLIEETYEAIRKATFFAAKNVPVYITGFSLGGNFTLRVARVHSQSKPEKKLNQLKECIAISPAIHPKDATMLMDSKLIIGRYFLKKWKQSIEKKQKHFPTLVPYETILKEKSVMKMTARLIESTDDFSDLDQYFGTYTLGEKELSQILIPTTIITSIDDPIIRGESFLSLHPNRNVRISIQDFGGHNGFLEDWKGTCWYFRALDEIFS, from the coding sequence ATGTTCAAGAATCTCACGACTCCCAAATTTAAACCTGCGGGAATTCTGAAATTTCCTTTTATCCAAACAGCGCTTGCTTCTTTAGCTTGGAATTTACCGGATGAAATGCCCTTTCTAAATAATTCGGAAAGAATGATTTTAGATGCTGGCAGAGGAGTGAAATTAGAAGGGGCTCTGAGTAAACAAAAGAATCAAAAGTCAAAAGGATTTATAGTTTTACTGCATGGATGGGAAGGAAGTATTAATTCAACTTATATCTTGAGAACTTCTCATCACTTCTATGAAAAAGGTTATGACATCTTTCGCTTAAATTATAGAGATCATGGGGACACGCATCACCTCAATCCGGAACCATTCAACGGAAGTCTAATCGAAGAAACTTACGAAGCGATTCGAAAGGCTACTTTTTTCGCGGCTAAAAACGTACCCGTCTATATTACTGGTTTTTCTCTGGGCGGGAACTTTACACTTAGAGTAGCGCGAGTTCATTCTCAATCTAAACCTGAAAAGAAATTAAATCAACTTAAAGAATGTATCGCAATTTCTCCAGCAATCCATCCAAAAGATGCGACGATGCTCATGGATAGTAAACTTATCATTGGCAGATACTTTCTTAAAAAGTGGAAACAGTCGATTGAAAAAAAGCAAAAACATTTTCCAACGTTAGTTCCTTATGAAACGATACTTAAAGAAAAATCGGTAATGAAAATGACGGCGAGACTCATAGAATCCACCGACGACTTCAGCGACCTTGATCAGTATTTCGGAACTTATACTCTTGGAGAAAAAGAACTTTCTCAAATCTTAATTCCGACAACCATTATTACTTCAATAGATGATCCAATAATTCGGGGGGAATCTTTTCTATCTCTTCATCCTAACAGGAATGTGCGAATTTCAATTCAGGATTTCGGCGGTCACAATGGGTTTCTCGAAGATTGGAAAGGTACTTGTTGGTATTTTCGAGCTTTAGATGAAATTTTTTCTTAA
- a CDS encoding LIC_13076 family protein has translation MKNLLSFLYSFFNNSRFGFFIVIPFFYYSCTTLDLGSVKGGESLKITSDSQKESNANEGVPANCKPSTKKYQWYVLFGSIPINKIDSTELLPDSNRNYRVTLRTSWLDGILSTFLGIAASVTRKTIDVETCDLRDVSSVRNSTSNGMEKTEKESKVDTAKIKEELQEKIHSSLSEELDNAWSKEIKHSKNLSVLFLKSGEIVKGTVTRIDGDGVKLFHKGKERIFRRADVQRVRFQD, from the coding sequence GTGAAGAATCTACTTTCTTTTTTGTATTCATTTTTTAACAATTCGCGGTTTGGGTTCTTCATTGTGATTCCATTCTTTTATTATTCATGCACGACTTTGGACTTGGGCTCTGTAAAGGGAGGCGAAAGTTTAAAGATTACTTCTGATTCACAGAAAGAATCGAATGCAAATGAAGGTGTTCCCGCAAATTGTAAACCGAGCACCAAGAAATACCAATGGTACGTCCTTTTCGGTTCCATCCCGATTAATAAAATCGATTCTACTGAACTTTTACCGGACAGCAATCGCAATTATCGAGTAACTTTGCGAACATCTTGGTTGGATGGAATTCTTAGCACTTTTTTAGGAATAGCCGCTTCCGTTACTCGAAAGACGATCGATGTGGAGACTTGTGATCTACGGGATGTCTCGTCGGTTAGAAATTCGACTTCGAATGGAATGGAAAAAACCGAGAAAGAATCCAAGGTAGATACGGCAAAAATCAAGGAAGAATTGCAGGAGAAAATTCATTCTTCACTTAGCGAAGAGCTGGACAATGCTTGGAGTAAAGAAATTAAACATTCTAAAAATCTTTCCGTTTTGTTTTTGAAGTCGGGTGAGATCGTAAAAGGGACTGTGACCCGAATCGATGGCGATGGGGTTAAACTATTTCATAAAGGTAAAGAAAGAATCTTCCGACGGGCAGACGTTCAAAGAGTTCGTTTTCAGGATTAA
- a CDS encoding DUF1566 domain-containing protein has translation MINLRLFFFRIFLSCFLFLHSACYLNPYFKDFVSPEKEKDSPIPALILLIAGTTPVIHGETIFFPLSGLTWMRCSQGQTYDAASDSCSGFLVSPQYCSTADNQCNGSLGGVLTSGPAFDSCSTFSVAGRSMTWRVPTHAELKGLVYCSNGTDLANSKDNSKACSSTGTGFDVPTIRKDWFPGNPTNNPIEFWSSTSDPVDATIAWRVNFTSGLTNTSIVKNSSGNLRCVSSR, from the coding sequence ATGATAAACCTTCGATTGTTCTTCTTTAGAATCTTTCTTTCATGTTTTCTTTTTTTGCATTCGGCTTGTTATTTGAATCCATATTTTAAGGATTTTGTTTCTCCTGAGAAAGAAAAAGATTCTCCGATTCCCGCTTTGATTCTTTTGATTGCGGGAACTACCCCAGTGATTCATGGCGAGACGATATTCTTTCCGTTATCCGGTCTGACTTGGATGAGATGCTCCCAAGGTCAAACTTATGATGCGGCTTCTGATTCTTGCTCCGGGTTTTTAGTTTCACCTCAGTATTGTTCTACTGCGGACAATCAATGCAATGGATCACTCGGTGGTGTTTTGACTTCGGGTCCAGCCTTTGATTCTTGTTCTACTTTTAGCGTTGCCGGTAGAAGTATGACTTGGAGAGTTCCCACGCACGCGGAATTGAAAGGATTAGTTTATTGTTCCAATGGAACGGATTTGGCTAATTCAAAGGACAATTCTAAGGCTTGTTCTTCAACAGGAACTGGTTTTGATGTTCCTACAATTCGCAAAGATTGGTTTCCCGGTAATCCGACGAACAATCCGATCGAATTTTGGTCGAGTACGAGCGACCCGGTGGATGCAACAATCGCTTGGAGAGTCAATTTTACCTCCGGGCTTACAAATACGTCCATAGTGAAAAACTCGTCTGGAAATCTCCGTTGCGTGAGTTCCCGCTAA